In Microbacterium laevaniformans, a single window of DNA contains:
- the carA gene encoding glutamine-hydrolyzing carbamoyl-phosphate synthase small subunit: MTFLLDPAVLVLEDGSRHPGRAYGARGTTLGEVVFSTGMTGYQETLTDPSYAGQIVLQTAPHIGNTGMNGEDPESRRIWVAGYIVRDPSRVVSNWRADESLDDALVRDGIVGIAGVDTRAVTRVLRSSGSMRGGVFSGEAATLDPEEQLRIVREAPQMAGQNLSAEVSVREVEVTPAAENVERLGALAVLDLGVKRATVLNLAARGFDVHVLPQSVTIDEIRAIDPVAVFYSNGPGDPAASDDHVTLLRNVLDDGLPFFGICFGNQLLGRALGFGTYKLPFGHRGINQPVLDKQTGRVEITAHNHGFAVDAPLEGETLSPNGYGRVEVSHVGLNDNVVEGLRALDIPAFSVQYHPEAAGGPHDANYLFDRFADMVRSHRAAASSHVPLSAASAGSGEHQSGHQGTEVGHAQQEVGHEGEGKN; encoded by the coding sequence ATGACCTTCTTGCTCGACCCCGCCGTCCTCGTCCTCGAAGACGGTTCACGCCACCCCGGACGCGCGTACGGCGCGCGGGGCACCACTCTCGGCGAGGTGGTCTTCTCCACCGGGATGACCGGATACCAGGAGACGCTCACCGACCCCTCCTACGCGGGACAGATCGTCCTGCAGACCGCGCCGCACATCGGCAACACCGGCATGAACGGCGAAGACCCCGAGTCGCGCCGCATCTGGGTCGCCGGCTACATCGTGCGCGACCCCTCGCGTGTCGTGTCCAACTGGCGCGCCGACGAGTCGCTCGACGACGCGCTCGTGCGCGACGGCATCGTCGGCATCGCCGGCGTCGACACCCGCGCGGTCACGCGCGTACTGCGCTCGTCGGGTTCCATGCGCGGCGGCGTGTTCTCCGGAGAGGCCGCGACGCTCGACCCCGAGGAGCAGCTGCGCATCGTGCGGGAGGCACCGCAGATGGCGGGACAGAACCTGTCGGCTGAGGTGTCGGTCCGCGAGGTCGAGGTCACGCCCGCAGCAGAGAACGTCGAACGCCTCGGCGCGCTCGCGGTCCTCGATCTCGGTGTCAAGCGCGCGACCGTGCTGAACCTCGCGGCCCGCGGGTTCGACGTGCACGTGCTGCCGCAGTCGGTCACGATCGACGAGATCCGCGCGATCGATCCGGTGGCGGTGTTCTACTCGAACGGTCCGGGTGACCCGGCGGCATCCGACGACCACGTCACGCTGCTGCGCAACGTGCTCGACGACGGCCTGCCCTTCTTCGGCATCTGCTTCGGCAACCAGCTGCTCGGCCGCGCCCTCGGCTTCGGCACCTACAAGCTGCCGTTCGGACACCGCGGCATCAACCAGCCGGTGCTCGACAAGCAGACCGGCCGGGTGGAGATCACCGCCCACAACCACGGCTTCGCCGTCGATGCACCGCTGGAGGGCGAGACCCTCAGCCCGAACGGCTACGGCCGCGTCGAGGTGAGCCACGTCGGGCTCAACGACAACGTCGTCGAGGGGCTGCGCGCCCTCGACATCCCGGCGTTCAGCGTGCAGTACCACCCCGAGGCCGCCGGCGGCCCGCACGACGCCAACTACCTCTTCGACCGCTTCGCCGACATGGTGCGGTCGCACCGCGCCGCGGCATCCAGCCATGTCCCACTTTCTGCTGCCTCCGCAGGCTCCGGAGAGCACCAATCGGGACATCAAGGGACAGAAGTGGGACACGCACAGCAAGAAGTGGGACACGAAGGAGAGGGCAAGAACTGA
- a CDS encoding PH-like domain-containing protein — protein sequence MNREGALLVMIAVAVALLALGAFAWRRRSRRDAGITAPFGEVPDAAAVQTVATGFYVATTRHGDALERLAIRGLGFRSRVDVTVTDRGVALDLVGQPRMFVATASIDSVGLATTAIDRVVEPGGLVRLSWRAERTDGTSETVDSYLRPQDQSAQGLAAAITAILPPSTATDQTSTPSTGNAA from the coding sequence ATGAACCGCGAAGGTGCCCTTCTCGTCATGATCGCCGTCGCAGTCGCCCTGCTGGCGCTGGGAGCATTCGCCTGGCGACGACGATCGCGGCGGGATGCCGGGATCACCGCCCCCTTCGGGGAGGTGCCGGATGCCGCCGCCGTCCAGACCGTGGCGACCGGCTTCTACGTCGCCACGACCAGGCACGGCGACGCGCTCGAACGGCTCGCCATCCGCGGACTGGGCTTCCGCTCTCGCGTCGACGTCACGGTCACCGACCGGGGCGTCGCGCTCGACCTCGTCGGTCAGCCGCGGATGTTCGTCGCCACCGCGAGCATCGACTCGGTCGGCCTGGCCACCACGGCCATCGACCGCGTCGTCGAGCCGGGCGGTCTCGTCCGCCTCTCGTGGCGCGCCGAGCGCACCGACGGAACGTCCGAGACGGTCGACAGCTACCTCCGCCCGCAGGACCAGTCCGCTCAGGGGCTCGCCGCTGCGATCACCGCCATCCTGCCGCCCTCCACCGCGACAGATCAGACCTCCACACCTTCGACGGGAAACGCCGCATGA